One Solanum lycopersicum chromosome 2, SLM_r2.1 genomic region harbors:
- the LOC101258812 gene encoding DNA mismatch repair protein MLH3 isoform X1: MKFYPCDQSLKNSTSEMVSALLNVIEGTLGLYFSYDVNIPLREMGSIKRMPENIWSSIRSGVILYDFSRVVEELVFNSLDAGAAKVSVAVGIETCYVKVDDNGSGVSRDGLVLMGEKYATSKYSHSDDMHAFPASFGFKGEALSSISDFSLLEIVTKTHGRPNGYRKVLKGGKCLYLGIDDCRQDVGTTVIVRDVFYNQPVRRKQMHSNPKKVLHALKESLLRIALVHPSVSFKIVDIESEDDLLCTRASPSPLPLLSSEFGIHLSSLNKLNASDGSFKLSGYISDPDVYTVKVLQYFYINSRFVSKGPIHKLLNNTAMSFDRASDIEKRSRSQIYPLFMLNLNCPRSFYDFTLEPSKTSVEFKDWGPVLLFIEDTVANLWTESNSADIPVNHEIRKKRCRAQSCKDTLELLSPLPKKQIRECTVRRDIQSPQNTLWESASAKPDPGPGFLCQIESPSRLVDGSLAHCTVGVNWKSRCSVQPLSSNVSPTENYFLDNKFSASATSSYKSDCLLGSGWENESQTILVGKSTEDASFKESLELIDSSNMMHERRKPFMRSCSLRRSLIHDGTSFDSDEDVKFGKSDCRTKQNRLEDDYSVEFEVVHDVNRVLHQRPTRGKEIYFEKFSRCKTQSRALQRTKKISGDSEKSSLTKDILDEDDHLMDFFKQTENYRSGLPSFSPELSPLPAYPLLGSRSLDVNPYISENELETSVKHEVGVTYNSGNMQCNLLVPAINNMGKEDCLFSNPAKFDLDFYACSKEDLGCIGGLDPWDIYSSGPSESYYDGDDLSHTHSHGENLTNCLTPRAMLSSWVDGNSHKWNDAGSRGNTDKLIRKKSRSHSAPPFYQGKKKFFATSESSKTAAGNNIIKTVHDVPLMPETRAVRRLGDSTEAICSELPQQSSHQCDQSSTPSCGDGVYSDERLSVKMKLVDIWNSKLQTQGECISTRYGELKEEFAPTKETQSILDSGTKWRDFCPEITSGAGTKSRKNQDTVLNVTSGILHFLGDSLVPNTIDRNCLGGAKVLQQVDKKFIPIVGGTTLAIIDQHAADERIRLEELREKVLSGQKRTTTYLDSEQELVMPEIGYQLLHNYADQIQNWGWICNIHSQASKSFTSRNLNLIHKQQTSVRLLAVPCILGVNLTDVDLLEFLQQLADTDGSSIVPPSVNRILNNKACRSAIMFGDALLPSECSLIVEELKQTSLCFQCAHGRPTTVPLVNLGSLHEQIAKLGSWSKGSSEAWHGLHRHAINLERAAKRLRSAVS, from the exons ATGAAATTTTATCCTTGCGACCAGTCTCTCAAGAACTCTACTAGTGAAATG GTTTCGGCTCTGCTTAATGTCATAGAGGGGACTCTTGGTCTGTACTTCTCTTATGATGTCAATATACCATTGAG gGAGATGGGGAGCATTAAGCGAATGCCCGAGAATATTTGGAGCTCAATTCGGTCGGGCGTTATCTTGTATGATTTCTCAAGGGTTGTTGAGGAGTTGGTTTTCAACAGCCTCGATGCTGGTGCTGCCAAG GTATCTGTTGCTGTAGGCATTGAGACCTGCTACGTTAAGGTGGATGACAATG GATCTGGTGTTTCACGAGATGGACTGGTGCTGATGGGAGAAAAATATG CGACGTCAAAATACAGCCATTCAGATGATATGCATGCTTTCCCAGCAAGCTTTGGCTTTAAAGGAGAGGCTCTGAGCTCTATTTCTGACTTTTCTTTGTTGGAAATTGTTACTAAAACTCATGGGAGGCCAAATGGATATCGGAAAGTTTTGAAG GGAGGCAAGTGTTTGTACCTTGGAATTGACGATTGTAGACAAGATGTTGGTACAACAG tCATTGTTCGTGATGTATTTTACAACCAACCAGTTCGAAGGAAGCAAATGCACTCCAA CCCAAAGAAGGTGTTGCATGCTCTGAAAGAGTCTCTGCTAAGAATCGCCCTTGTTCATCCCAGTGTCTCCTTTAAAATTGTTGATATTGAAAG TGAGGATGACCTGCTTTGCACTCGTGCTTCTCCTTCTCCATTGCCGCTATTGTCCAGTGAGTTTGGAATTCATCTGAGTTCCCTTAACAAATTGAATGCAAGTGATGGTTCATTCAAGCTCTCAGGATACATTTCAGATCCTGATGTTTACACAGTGAAG GTCCTTCAATATTTCT ATATCAATTCAAGATTTGTTTCCAAAGGACCAATACATAAATTACTTAATAACACAGCTATGAGTTTTGACAGAGCTTCTGACATTGAGAAGCGAAGTAGATCTCAGATATATCCTCTGTTTATGCTGAACCTAAACTGTCCAAgatctttttatgattttactttGGAGCCTTCAAAGACCTCTGTGGAATTTAAG GATTGGGGCCCTGTCCTTCTCTTTATTGAGGATACTGTTGCGAATCTCTGGACTGAAAGTAACTCTGCTG ATATACCTGTGAATCATGAGATCAGGAAAAAGAGGTGCAGGGCTCAGAGTTGCAAAGATACACTTGAACTTCTTTCCCCGCTGCCAAAGAAACAGATCAGAGAGTGCACTGTCAGGAGAGATATTCAATCTCCGCAGAATACTCTGTGGGAAAGTGCTTCTGCGAAACCTGATCCTGGGCCCGGGTTCCTCTGTCAGATTGAAAGTCCAAGTCGGTTAGTTGATGGATCTCTTGCTCATTGCACAGTTGGTGTAAACTGGAAATCCAGATGCTCTGTGCAACCCCTTTCATCTAATGTTTCACCTACAGAGAATTATTTCCTGGATAACAAATTCAGTGCTTCAGCTACCTCCAGTTATAAATCAGACTGCCTGCTAGGTTCAGGATGGGAGAACGAGTCTCAAACAATTTTAGTTGGCAAATCAACAGAGGATGCCTCATTTAAGGAGTCTCTTGAACTTATTGACAGTTCAAATATGATGCATGAGAGAAGGAAACCATTCATGCGTAGCTGTTCTTTGCGCAGAAGCCTGATACATGATGGAACATCTTTTGATAGTGATGAAGACGTTAAGTTTGGAAAAAGTGACTGCAGAACTAAACAAAATCGCCTTGAAGATGATTATAGTGTTGAATTTGAAGTTGTTCATGATGTTAACCGGGTCTTACATCAAAGGCCTACTAGAGGCAAggaaatatattttgagaaGTTCTCCAGGTGCAAAACACAGAGCAGGGCATTGCAGcggacaaaaaaaatttcaggTGATTCAGAAAAGTCTTCTTTAACCAAGGACATTCTAGATGAAGATGATCATCTTATGGACTTCTTTAAACAGACTGAAAACTATCGTTCTGGCCTACCATCTTTTAGTCCAGAACTATCTCCTCTGCCAGCATATCCCTTGCTCGGGAGCAGATCTCTAGATGTTAATCCTTACATCTCTGAAAATGAGCTTGAAACTTCTGTTAAACATGAAGTTGGTGTCACGTATAATTCTGGAAACATGCAATGTAATCTCTTGGTTCCAGCCATAAATAATATGGGAAAAGAGGACTGCTTGTTTTCAAATCCTGCAAAGTTTGATCTTGATTTTTATGCTTGTTCTAAAGAGGATTTGGGCTGTATAGGGGGACTTGATCCGTGGGACATTTATAGTTCAGGTCCTTCTGAATCCTATTATGATGGAGATGATTTGTCACATACACATTCTCATGGTGAAAATCTTACTAATTGTTTGACACCACGAGCTATGCTCTCCTCTTGGGTGGATGGGAATTCGCATAAATGGAATGATGCTGGGAGTCGAGGTAACACAGATAAGCTTATAAGGAAGAAGAGTAGAAGTCATTCAGCTCCTCCATTTTATCAAGGCAAGAAGAAGTTTTTTGCCACGAGCGAGTCTTCAAAAACGGCAGCAGGAAATAACATTATTAAGACTGTTCATGATGTGCCACTCATGCCAG AAACTAGAGCAGTAAGAAGACTGGGGGATTCTACAGAAGCTATCTGCTCGGAGCTTCCACAGCAGTCATCCCATCAATGTGATCAATCTTCCACCCCAAGTTGTGGTGATGGTGTTTATTCTGATGAAAG GCTAAGTGTTAAAATGAAACTTGTTGACATCTGGAATAGCAAATTACAAACTCAAGGAGAGTGCATAAGTACACGCTATGGGGAGTTAAAAGAAG AATTTGCACCAACAAAAGAAACTCAAAGTATCTTAGATTCTGGGACAAAATGGAGGGACTTCTGTCCAGAGATTACA AGCGGCGCTGGAACAAAGAGTCGTAAGAATCAGGATACTGTACTCAATGTCACTTCTGGCATATTGCATTTTCTTGGTGATTCATTGGTTCCTAATACCATTGATAGAAACTGCCTGGGTGGTGCCAAAGTACTCCAACAGGTTGATAAGAAGTTTATTCCGATTGTGGGCGGCACAACACTTGCTATAATTGATCAG CATGCTGCAGACGAGCGAATTCGTTTGGAAGAACTGCGTGAGAAG GTTCTATCTGGacaaaaaagaacaacaacCTATCTTGATTCCGAGCAAGAATTG GTCATGCCTGAAATTGGTTATCAATTATTACACAACTATGCTGACCAAATTCAAAACTGGGGTTGGATCTGCAACATTCATTCTCAAGCTTCAAAATCATTTACCAG CAGGAACTTGAATCTGATTCACAAGCAGCAAACATCTGTCAGGCTTCTTGCG GTTCCCTGTATTCTGGGTGTTAATCTAACAGATGTGGATCTGTTAGAATTTCTTCAACAG CTTGCTGACACAGATGGATCATCAATAGTACCTCCATCAGTGAATCGTATCCTGAATAACAAGGCTTGCAGGA GCGCAATTATGTTTGGAGATGCATTGTTGCCTTCAGAGTGTTCTCTCATT
- the LOC101258812 gene encoding uncharacterized protein isoform X12 — MKFYPCDQSLKNSTSEMVSALLNVIEGTLGLYFSYDVNIPLREMGSIKRMPENIWSSIRSGVILYDFSRVVEELVFNSLDAGAAKVSVAVGIETCYVKVDDNGSGVSRDGLVLMGEKYATSKYSHSDDMHAFPASFGFKGEALSSISDFSLLEIVTKTHGRPNGYRKVLKGGKCLYLGIDDCRQDVGTTVIVRDVFYNQPVRRKQMHSNPKKVLHALKESLLRIALVHPSVSFKIVDIESEDDLLCTRASPSPLPLLSSEFGIHLSSLNKLNASDGSFKLSGYISDPDVYTVKVLQYFYINSRFVSKGPIHKLLNNTAMSFDRASDIEKRSRSQIYPLFMLNLNCPRSFYDFTLEPSKTSVEFKDWGPVLLFIEDTVANLWTESNSADIPVNHEIRKKRCRAQSCKDTLELLSPLPKKQIRECTVRRDIQSPQNTLWESASAKPDPGPGFLCQIESPSRLVDGSLAHCTVGVNWKSRCSVQPLSSNVSPTENYFLDNKFSASATSSYKSDCLLGSGWENESQTILVGKSTEDASFKESLELIDSSNMMHERRKPFMRSCSLRRSLIHDGTSFDSDEDVKFGKSDCRTKQNRLEDDYSVEFEVVHDVNRVLHQRPTRGKEIYFEKFSRCKTQSRALQRTKKISGDSEKSSLTKDILDEDDHLMDFFKQTENYRSGLPSFSPELSPLPAYPLLGSRSLDVNPYISENELETSVKHEVGVTYNSGNMQCNLLVPAINNMGKEDCLFSNPAKFDLDFYACSKEDLGCIGGLDPWDIYSSGPSESYYDGDDLSHTHSHGENLTNCLTPRAMLSSWVDGNSHKWNDAGSRGNTDKLIRKKSRSHSAPPFYQGKKKFFATSESSKTAAGNNIIKTVHDVPLMPETRAVRRLGDSTEAICSELPQQSSHQCDQSSTPSCGDGVYSDERLSVKMKLVDIWNSKLQTQGECISTRYGELKEEFAPTKETQSILDSGTKWRDFCPEITVEAALEQRVVRIRILYSMSLLAYCIFLVIHWFLIPLIETAWVVPKYSNRLIRSLFRLWAAQHLL, encoded by the exons ATGAAATTTTATCCTTGCGACCAGTCTCTCAAGAACTCTACTAGTGAAATG GTTTCGGCTCTGCTTAATGTCATAGAGGGGACTCTTGGTCTGTACTTCTCTTATGATGTCAATATACCATTGAG gGAGATGGGGAGCATTAAGCGAATGCCCGAGAATATTTGGAGCTCAATTCGGTCGGGCGTTATCTTGTATGATTTCTCAAGGGTTGTTGAGGAGTTGGTTTTCAACAGCCTCGATGCTGGTGCTGCCAAG GTATCTGTTGCTGTAGGCATTGAGACCTGCTACGTTAAGGTGGATGACAATG GATCTGGTGTTTCACGAGATGGACTGGTGCTGATGGGAGAAAAATATG CGACGTCAAAATACAGCCATTCAGATGATATGCATGCTTTCCCAGCAAGCTTTGGCTTTAAAGGAGAGGCTCTGAGCTCTATTTCTGACTTTTCTTTGTTGGAAATTGTTACTAAAACTCATGGGAGGCCAAATGGATATCGGAAAGTTTTGAAG GGAGGCAAGTGTTTGTACCTTGGAATTGACGATTGTAGACAAGATGTTGGTACAACAG tCATTGTTCGTGATGTATTTTACAACCAACCAGTTCGAAGGAAGCAAATGCACTCCAA CCCAAAGAAGGTGTTGCATGCTCTGAAAGAGTCTCTGCTAAGAATCGCCCTTGTTCATCCCAGTGTCTCCTTTAAAATTGTTGATATTGAAAG TGAGGATGACCTGCTTTGCACTCGTGCTTCTCCTTCTCCATTGCCGCTATTGTCCAGTGAGTTTGGAATTCATCTGAGTTCCCTTAACAAATTGAATGCAAGTGATGGTTCATTCAAGCTCTCAGGATACATTTCAGATCCTGATGTTTACACAGTGAAG GTCCTTCAATATTTCT ATATCAATTCAAGATTTGTTTCCAAAGGACCAATACATAAATTACTTAATAACACAGCTATGAGTTTTGACAGAGCTTCTGACATTGAGAAGCGAAGTAGATCTCAGATATATCCTCTGTTTATGCTGAACCTAAACTGTCCAAgatctttttatgattttactttGGAGCCTTCAAAGACCTCTGTGGAATTTAAG GATTGGGGCCCTGTCCTTCTCTTTATTGAGGATACTGTTGCGAATCTCTGGACTGAAAGTAACTCTGCTG ATATACCTGTGAATCATGAGATCAGGAAAAAGAGGTGCAGGGCTCAGAGTTGCAAAGATACACTTGAACTTCTTTCCCCGCTGCCAAAGAAACAGATCAGAGAGTGCACTGTCAGGAGAGATATTCAATCTCCGCAGAATACTCTGTGGGAAAGTGCTTCTGCGAAACCTGATCCTGGGCCCGGGTTCCTCTGTCAGATTGAAAGTCCAAGTCGGTTAGTTGATGGATCTCTTGCTCATTGCACAGTTGGTGTAAACTGGAAATCCAGATGCTCTGTGCAACCCCTTTCATCTAATGTTTCACCTACAGAGAATTATTTCCTGGATAACAAATTCAGTGCTTCAGCTACCTCCAGTTATAAATCAGACTGCCTGCTAGGTTCAGGATGGGAGAACGAGTCTCAAACAATTTTAGTTGGCAAATCAACAGAGGATGCCTCATTTAAGGAGTCTCTTGAACTTATTGACAGTTCAAATATGATGCATGAGAGAAGGAAACCATTCATGCGTAGCTGTTCTTTGCGCAGAAGCCTGATACATGATGGAACATCTTTTGATAGTGATGAAGACGTTAAGTTTGGAAAAAGTGACTGCAGAACTAAACAAAATCGCCTTGAAGATGATTATAGTGTTGAATTTGAAGTTGTTCATGATGTTAACCGGGTCTTACATCAAAGGCCTACTAGAGGCAAggaaatatattttgagaaGTTCTCCAGGTGCAAAACACAGAGCAGGGCATTGCAGcggacaaaaaaaatttcaggTGATTCAGAAAAGTCTTCTTTAACCAAGGACATTCTAGATGAAGATGATCATCTTATGGACTTCTTTAAACAGACTGAAAACTATCGTTCTGGCCTACCATCTTTTAGTCCAGAACTATCTCCTCTGCCAGCATATCCCTTGCTCGGGAGCAGATCTCTAGATGTTAATCCTTACATCTCTGAAAATGAGCTTGAAACTTCTGTTAAACATGAAGTTGGTGTCACGTATAATTCTGGAAACATGCAATGTAATCTCTTGGTTCCAGCCATAAATAATATGGGAAAAGAGGACTGCTTGTTTTCAAATCCTGCAAAGTTTGATCTTGATTTTTATGCTTGTTCTAAAGAGGATTTGGGCTGTATAGGGGGACTTGATCCGTGGGACATTTATAGTTCAGGTCCTTCTGAATCCTATTATGATGGAGATGATTTGTCACATACACATTCTCATGGTGAAAATCTTACTAATTGTTTGACACCACGAGCTATGCTCTCCTCTTGGGTGGATGGGAATTCGCATAAATGGAATGATGCTGGGAGTCGAGGTAACACAGATAAGCTTATAAGGAAGAAGAGTAGAAGTCATTCAGCTCCTCCATTTTATCAAGGCAAGAAGAAGTTTTTTGCCACGAGCGAGTCTTCAAAAACGGCAGCAGGAAATAACATTATTAAGACTGTTCATGATGTGCCACTCATGCCAG AAACTAGAGCAGTAAGAAGACTGGGGGATTCTACAGAAGCTATCTGCTCGGAGCTTCCACAGCAGTCATCCCATCAATGTGATCAATCTTCCACCCCAAGTTGTGGTGATGGTGTTTATTCTGATGAAAG GCTAAGTGTTAAAATGAAACTTGTTGACATCTGGAATAGCAAATTACAAACTCAAGGAGAGTGCATAAGTACACGCTATGGGGAGTTAAAAGAAG AATTTGCACCAACAAAAGAAACTCAAAGTATCTTAGATTCTGGGACAAAATGGAGGGACTTCTGTCCAGAGATTACAGTGGA AGCGGCGCTGGAACAAAGAGTCGTAAGAATCAGGATACTGTACTCAATGTCACTTCTGGCATATTGCATTTTCTTGGTGATTCATTGGTTCCTAATACCATTGATAGAAACTGCCTGGGTGGTGCCAAAGTACTCCAACAGGTTGATAAGAAGTTTATTCCGATTGTGGGCGGCACAACACTTGCTATAA
- the LOC101258812 gene encoding DNA mismatch repair protein MLH3 isoform X4 — protein sequence MVSALLNVIEGTLGLYFSYDVNIPLREMGSIKRMPENIWSSIRSGVILYDFSRVVEELVFNSLDAGAAKVSVAVGIETCYVKVDDNGSGVSRDGLVLMGEKYATSKYSHSDDMHAFPASFGFKGEALSSISDFSLLEIVTKTHGRPNGYRKVLKGGKCLYLGIDDCRQDVGTTVIVRDVFYNQPVRRKQMHSNPKKVLHALKESLLRIALVHPSVSFKIVDIESEDDLLCTRASPSPLPLLSSEFGIHLSSLNKLNASDGSFKLSGYISDPDVYTVKVLQYFYINSRFVSKGPIHKLLNNTAMSFDRASDIEKRSRSQIYPLFMLNLNCPRSFYDFTLEPSKTSVEFKDWGPVLLFIEDTVANLWTESNSADIPVNHEIRKKRCRAQSCKDTLELLSPLPKKQIRECTVRRDIQSPQNTLWESASAKPDPGPGFLCQIESPSRLVDGSLAHCTVGVNWKSRCSVQPLSSNVSPTENYFLDNKFSASATSSYKSDCLLGSGWENESQTILVGKSTEDASFKESLELIDSSNMMHERRKPFMRSCSLRRSLIHDGTSFDSDEDVKFGKSDCRTKQNRLEDDYSVEFEVVHDVNRVLHQRPTRGKEIYFEKFSRCKTQSRALQRTKKISGDSEKSSLTKDILDEDDHLMDFFKQTENYRSGLPSFSPELSPLPAYPLLGSRSLDVNPYISENELETSVKHEVGVTYNSGNMQCNLLVPAINNMGKEDCLFSNPAKFDLDFYACSKEDLGCIGGLDPWDIYSSGPSESYYDGDDLSHTHSHGENLTNCLTPRAMLSSWVDGNSHKWNDAGSRGNTDKLIRKKSRSHSAPPFYQGKKKFFATSESSKTAAGNNIIKTVHDVPLMPETRAVRRLGDSTEAICSELPQQSSHQCDQSSTPSCGDGVYSDERLSVKMKLVDIWNSKLQTQGECISTRYGELKEEFAPTKETQSILDSGTKWRDFCPEITSGAGTKSRKNQDTVLNVTSGILHFLGDSLVPNTIDRNCLGGAKVLQQVDKKFIPIVGGTTLAIIDQHAADERIRLEELREKVLSGQKRTTTYLDSEQELVMPEIGYQLLHNYADQIQNWGWICNIHSQASKSFTSRNLNLIHKQQTSVRLLAVPCILGVNLTDVDLLEFLQQLADTDGSSIVPPSVNRILNNKACRSAIMFGDALLPSECSLIVEELKQTSLCFQCAHGRPTTVPLVNLGSLHEQIAKLGSWSKGSSEAWHGLHRHAINLERAAKRLRSAVS from the exons ATG GTTTCGGCTCTGCTTAATGTCATAGAGGGGACTCTTGGTCTGTACTTCTCTTATGATGTCAATATACCATTGAG gGAGATGGGGAGCATTAAGCGAATGCCCGAGAATATTTGGAGCTCAATTCGGTCGGGCGTTATCTTGTATGATTTCTCAAGGGTTGTTGAGGAGTTGGTTTTCAACAGCCTCGATGCTGGTGCTGCCAAG GTATCTGTTGCTGTAGGCATTGAGACCTGCTACGTTAAGGTGGATGACAATG GATCTGGTGTTTCACGAGATGGACTGGTGCTGATGGGAGAAAAATATG CGACGTCAAAATACAGCCATTCAGATGATATGCATGCTTTCCCAGCAAGCTTTGGCTTTAAAGGAGAGGCTCTGAGCTCTATTTCTGACTTTTCTTTGTTGGAAATTGTTACTAAAACTCATGGGAGGCCAAATGGATATCGGAAAGTTTTGAAG GGAGGCAAGTGTTTGTACCTTGGAATTGACGATTGTAGACAAGATGTTGGTACAACAG tCATTGTTCGTGATGTATTTTACAACCAACCAGTTCGAAGGAAGCAAATGCACTCCAA CCCAAAGAAGGTGTTGCATGCTCTGAAAGAGTCTCTGCTAAGAATCGCCCTTGTTCATCCCAGTGTCTCCTTTAAAATTGTTGATATTGAAAG TGAGGATGACCTGCTTTGCACTCGTGCTTCTCCTTCTCCATTGCCGCTATTGTCCAGTGAGTTTGGAATTCATCTGAGTTCCCTTAACAAATTGAATGCAAGTGATGGTTCATTCAAGCTCTCAGGATACATTTCAGATCCTGATGTTTACACAGTGAAG GTCCTTCAATATTTCT ATATCAATTCAAGATTTGTTTCCAAAGGACCAATACATAAATTACTTAATAACACAGCTATGAGTTTTGACAGAGCTTCTGACATTGAGAAGCGAAGTAGATCTCAGATATATCCTCTGTTTATGCTGAACCTAAACTGTCCAAgatctttttatgattttactttGGAGCCTTCAAAGACCTCTGTGGAATTTAAG GATTGGGGCCCTGTCCTTCTCTTTATTGAGGATACTGTTGCGAATCTCTGGACTGAAAGTAACTCTGCTG ATATACCTGTGAATCATGAGATCAGGAAAAAGAGGTGCAGGGCTCAGAGTTGCAAAGATACACTTGAACTTCTTTCCCCGCTGCCAAAGAAACAGATCAGAGAGTGCACTGTCAGGAGAGATATTCAATCTCCGCAGAATACTCTGTGGGAAAGTGCTTCTGCGAAACCTGATCCTGGGCCCGGGTTCCTCTGTCAGATTGAAAGTCCAAGTCGGTTAGTTGATGGATCTCTTGCTCATTGCACAGTTGGTGTAAACTGGAAATCCAGATGCTCTGTGCAACCCCTTTCATCTAATGTTTCACCTACAGAGAATTATTTCCTGGATAACAAATTCAGTGCTTCAGCTACCTCCAGTTATAAATCAGACTGCCTGCTAGGTTCAGGATGGGAGAACGAGTCTCAAACAATTTTAGTTGGCAAATCAACAGAGGATGCCTCATTTAAGGAGTCTCTTGAACTTATTGACAGTTCAAATATGATGCATGAGAGAAGGAAACCATTCATGCGTAGCTGTTCTTTGCGCAGAAGCCTGATACATGATGGAACATCTTTTGATAGTGATGAAGACGTTAAGTTTGGAAAAAGTGACTGCAGAACTAAACAAAATCGCCTTGAAGATGATTATAGTGTTGAATTTGAAGTTGTTCATGATGTTAACCGGGTCTTACATCAAAGGCCTACTAGAGGCAAggaaatatattttgagaaGTTCTCCAGGTGCAAAACACAGAGCAGGGCATTGCAGcggacaaaaaaaatttcaggTGATTCAGAAAAGTCTTCTTTAACCAAGGACATTCTAGATGAAGATGATCATCTTATGGACTTCTTTAAACAGACTGAAAACTATCGTTCTGGCCTACCATCTTTTAGTCCAGAACTATCTCCTCTGCCAGCATATCCCTTGCTCGGGAGCAGATCTCTAGATGTTAATCCTTACATCTCTGAAAATGAGCTTGAAACTTCTGTTAAACATGAAGTTGGTGTCACGTATAATTCTGGAAACATGCAATGTAATCTCTTGGTTCCAGCCATAAATAATATGGGAAAAGAGGACTGCTTGTTTTCAAATCCTGCAAAGTTTGATCTTGATTTTTATGCTTGTTCTAAAGAGGATTTGGGCTGTATAGGGGGACTTGATCCGTGGGACATTTATAGTTCAGGTCCTTCTGAATCCTATTATGATGGAGATGATTTGTCACATACACATTCTCATGGTGAAAATCTTACTAATTGTTTGACACCACGAGCTATGCTCTCCTCTTGGGTGGATGGGAATTCGCATAAATGGAATGATGCTGGGAGTCGAGGTAACACAGATAAGCTTATAAGGAAGAAGAGTAGAAGTCATTCAGCTCCTCCATTTTATCAAGGCAAGAAGAAGTTTTTTGCCACGAGCGAGTCTTCAAAAACGGCAGCAGGAAATAACATTATTAAGACTGTTCATGATGTGCCACTCATGCCAG AAACTAGAGCAGTAAGAAGACTGGGGGATTCTACAGAAGCTATCTGCTCGGAGCTTCCACAGCAGTCATCCCATCAATGTGATCAATCTTCCACCCCAAGTTGTGGTGATGGTGTTTATTCTGATGAAAG GCTAAGTGTTAAAATGAAACTTGTTGACATCTGGAATAGCAAATTACAAACTCAAGGAGAGTGCATAAGTACACGCTATGGGGAGTTAAAAGAAG AATTTGCACCAACAAAAGAAACTCAAAGTATCTTAGATTCTGGGACAAAATGGAGGGACTTCTGTCCAGAGATTACA AGCGGCGCTGGAACAAAGAGTCGTAAGAATCAGGATACTGTACTCAATGTCACTTCTGGCATATTGCATTTTCTTGGTGATTCATTGGTTCCTAATACCATTGATAGAAACTGCCTGGGTGGTGCCAAAGTACTCCAACAGGTTGATAAGAAGTTTATTCCGATTGTGGGCGGCACAACACTTGCTATAATTGATCAG CATGCTGCAGACGAGCGAATTCGTTTGGAAGAACTGCGTGAGAAG GTTCTATCTGGacaaaaaagaacaacaacCTATCTTGATTCCGAGCAAGAATTG GTCATGCCTGAAATTGGTTATCAATTATTACACAACTATGCTGACCAAATTCAAAACTGGGGTTGGATCTGCAACATTCATTCTCAAGCTTCAAAATCATTTACCAG CAGGAACTTGAATCTGATTCACAAGCAGCAAACATCTGTCAGGCTTCTTGCG GTTCCCTGTATTCTGGGTGTTAATCTAACAGATGTGGATCTGTTAGAATTTCTTCAACAG CTTGCTGACACAGATGGATCATCAATAGTACCTCCATCAGTGAATCGTATCCTGAATAACAAGGCTTGCAGGA GCGCAATTATGTTTGGAGATGCATTGTTGCCTTCAGAGTGTTCTCTCATT